GAGCATCACCGCCAGAACGGCGACCGCCCAACCGGAATATGTCCTCCGTCCACCGATCAGAAAAAGACTCCCTTCCATCGCGACGATTTCCCGCTACCGGGGCACATCGTGTGTCACAACAACTCCCTGACTTTTTTCAGAACGGCGATATTCTGCGTGTGGCCCGTCATGTGTGCGACGACCCTCGCCTGCAACCGCCGGCCGAGTAAATAGAGATCCCCGATCATGTCCATGATCTTGTGCCGCACCGGTTCATCCGGGAAACGAAGGACATCGTTGATCGGCCCCTCCTCCCCAAAGAGAACGAAGTTGTCGAAGCGCCCTCCGAGAGCCAATCCCTGCCGCTGCAATTGCCCGATGTCCCGCGCGAATCCGAAGGTTCGCGCGGGAGCGATCTCCTTCCGGTAAGTCGCCGGGTCGTCGAGACGGAAAAGGAAGCGTTGCTTGCCGACCGGGGCCGGATATTCGAGCGTGTAATCGATTTCGAAGACGTCGCACGGTTCAAGCCGGATCGAGGACTTGCCGGCATCGATCCGCAAAGGCTCCTTCACCAGGATCCCGTGCCAGTCCCCGACCTGATTCTCGAAGCCGACTTCCTCGAACAGGGAACAGAACTCCAGGGAGGAACCGTCCAGCACGGGGACCTCGCCGTTGCACTTGATGAGCAGATTGCTGACCCCGTAGGCGTTGAGCGCGGACATGACATGCTCGATCGTGGCGACATGGGTGGTCCCGAGGCGGATCGTCGTGGCATAGCCGGTCGACTCGACAAAATCCAGGTGCGCCGGAATCGCGTGGTTGTCGGAGACCCCGACGAAGTGGATGCCGGAATTGGCACCCAGCGGCTCGAAGATCAGG
Above is a genomic segment from Candidatus Deferrimicrobium sp. containing:
- the lpxC gene encoding UDP-3-O-acyl-N-acetylglucosamine deacetylase, with the protein product LIFEPLGAKSGASDFIEKPLELDLVLNAIRRALGTQDAVRSSVTGEVAGSTDLRSPEGMPELQPLVFRKQTMRGALMPQRTLARSAVLYGQGLHSGKKSGLIFEPLGANSGIHFVGVSDNHAIPAHLDFVESTGYATTIRLGTTHVATIEHVMSALNAYGVSNLLIKCNGEVPVLDGSSLEFCSLFEEVGFENQVGDWHGILVKEPLRIDAGKSSIRLEPCDVFEIDYTLEYPAPVGKQRFLFRLDDPATYRKEIAPARTFGFARDIGQLQRQGLALGGRFDNFVLFGEEGPINDVLRFPDEPVRHKIMDMIGDLYLLGRRLQARVVAHMTGHTQNIAVLKKVRELL